Genomic DNA from Panthera leo isolate Ple1 chromosome A1, P.leo_Ple1_pat1.1, whole genome shotgun sequence:
TCTGGTGTGATCATTGCAGCTCTAGCTTTTTGCTCAGTTACTCAAACCAGGATCATTTCTTTGGCTAAAAGGAAGTGCCTCATCAGGTCTGCGAGCTTTTCCAGCCAAACCCAAAGCTTCAGCTGGACTTCACTTAAGTGTCTGGGGTAACAGATTCCAGGCATCTTGGCTCACAGACTTGGAGACCAACACTGCCCAACAACTCATCCCAGGCATGTCTCTGAGTGTCCAAAATCACGGACCTGGCATTTTCTCTTGAAGACATTCTGCTTTGCTAAAACTAACCCTGGTGCATAAGGCACAGATTTTACTTTAAAGTCCAGTTACAAAGCTTTAGTCTCCAAAGTTCTGGATCATACCATCAGGATGAGTCAGAATTTACAGGGTGAACAAGAGTAATGTTGCATTTAAACTTCAGCCCGGTAGCGAGAGGCCTCCCTGGAGAAGAGGattaggagagaaaggaggatggAGGGAAACATGGGTCTGAACCTCATTTCGCTCTTTGCGCCCCTCCAACTTATTCAGCGCCATAACAAAGAGGCTGGAGGGGAAACCTTATCCTGGTGGGTGTCTGTTGAAGGTGGAGGCCAGGAGTCGGAGCTTGGAAGGGGGTGATGATAGGAGGCCTCCATTTacctgctcattcattcatcgAACGTTCTAGCACCTACTGGGTTCCGGGTCCTGTGTCACGCAGTTGGTTTAACTGTTCCTGAAGGATGGGACTTTCCGTTTTTCCCGGAGACAAAGGCCCAGTTCTCTCCTGGGGAGGCTCTCCCGCGCCTCCGTGGTAGCCCCGGCGGCCACCCCCTGAGGGGCCACCACCGACCCGGCCCTCGCCGCCCGCCAGGGCTCCGCGAGGTCCGCGCCCCAGAGCCCGGCACTCGGCGCCCACTCTGCGGGACCCCGCGGGAGGGGCGGGCCCGGGCCCAGGCCGGGGAGCGGGGAGGCCGGGCCCCGCGCCCGCCAcccgcccgccggccccgccccgcccccgccggccctGCCCCGCTCGGCCCGGCCGGCGCCGCCCCCGCCTTACCAGGGTTTTGGCTACGTTCCCCCTCTGGGTGATGTTTTTGCTGTGCTTCTCGTTGGCCATCCGGATCCGCTGTTTGGCCACCATGGCTTGGGCGCTAGGCAATGCCCTCGAGTCCCACCTGCAAGAATCCCCCCGCGTTAGCCCCCCGACCCGGCCGCGCGCGTCCCGCCGGCTGCGGGCGCTGCAGGTGGCAAGGCGCGGCCCCCGAGCCCCGCGCACCCCGCTCCCCAGCCCCCAACGAGCCGGCTCCAGAGAGAGGCCAGAGCCCGGACGGAAGTAATCTTTCATCTCAGGAAACCCTCTCCTACTTCCTCGCCATCCTTCCGGTCCCCCCTGCTACCTAACCAGCGCGGCCCCGAGGCTGGCGCTGCCGCGCGTCCTCCCCGCGCTGGGCGGCCGGAGCGCAGCGCGCGGAGCCGCTCCGCCCGGGACCCCTGCCGGCTCGGGATCCAGCGGCCGAACGCTGCGGGGCCGAGGGTTACGGCGGCCGCCGGCTTTGTGCGCGCATAGGGGCCGGGGGCGCAGCCGCTCTGGGGCTCCGCGGCCGGGGACCCGCCGGCGCCCGGGGCCGGGATAGGGGTGGCCGCGCTTTAAGCCAGTCTGCCTTGCACCACTACCCCCTGGCCGAGGGCCGGATTGGAGGCAGCGGCCGgcgggcctggggggggggggggcgggggggggtctcAAAAGACAAGTGGAATGAGGGCGAGTCCCGGCCCACGCTGTTGGGGGACAGTTTAAAGAACCTCCCCTTCAGGGGTCTGGGGAAGGGCCCTGGGCGAGGGAAGCCCACCGCAGGACCCTTCTCAAGTACTGCGGAAAGGGCTGGAACTCCCCAAGGATGCGGATAAGTGGGTGCGAGGATGGAGTGGGCTCG
This window encodes:
- the SERP2 gene encoding stress-associated endoplasmic reticulum protein 2 isoform X6 — protein: MRHKEKWDSRALPSAQAMVAKQRIRMANEKHSKNITQRGNVAKTLRPQEEKYPVGPWLLALFVFVVCGSGPRS